In one window of Ovis aries strain OAR_USU_Benz2616 breed Rambouillet chromosome 3, ARS-UI_Ramb_v3.0, whole genome shotgun sequence DNA:
- the LRATD1 gene encoding protein LRATD1: MGNQLDRITHLNYSELPTGDPSGIEKDELRVGVAYFFSDEEEDLDERGQPDKFGVKAPPGCAPCPESPSRHHHHHHHHHLLHQLVLNETQFSAFRGQECIFSKVSGGPQGADLSVYAVTALPALCEPGDLLELLWLQPAPEPPAPAPHWAVYVGGGQIIHLCQGEIRQDSLYEAGAANVGRVVNSWYRYRPLVAELVVQNACGHLGLKSEEICWTNSESFAAWCRFGKREFKAGGEVPAGTQPPQQQYYLKVHLADNKVHTARFHSLEDLIREKRRIDASGRLRVLQELADLVDDKE, from the coding sequence ATGGGCAACCAACTGGACCGCATCACCCACCTCAACTACAGCGAGCTGCCCACCGGAGACCCGTCAGGGATCGAAAAGGACGAGCTGCGGGTCGGGGTCGCTTACTTCTTCTCGGATGAAGAGGAGGACTTGGACGAACGCGGCCAGCCCGACAAGTTCGGCGTGAAGGCACCCCCGGGCTGCGCCCCCTGCCCGGAGAGCCCcagccgccaccaccaccaccaccaccaccaccacctgctgCACCAGCTGGTCCTCAACGAAACTCAGTTCTCCGCCTTTCGGGGCCAGGAATGCATCTTTTCCAAAGTGAGCGGCGGCCCGCAGGGCGCCGACCTGAGCGTCTACGCGGTCACTGCCCTGCCGGCGCTCTGCGAGCCAGGCGACCTGCTGGAGCTGCTGTGGCTGCAGCCCGCGCCGGAGCCGCCCGCGCCCGCCCCGCACTGGGCCGTGTACGTGGGCGGCGGGCAGATCATCCACCTGTGCCAAGGCGAGATCCGCCAGGACAGCCTGTACGAGGCGGGCGCGGCCAACGTGGGCCGGGTGGTGAATAGCTGGTACCGCTACCGTCCTCTGGTGGCTGAGCTGGTGGTGCAGAACGCCTGCGGCCACCTGGGCCTCAAGAGCGAAGAGATCTGCTGGACGAACTCCGAGAGCTTCGCCGCCTGGTGCCGCTTCGGCAAGCGGGAGTTCAAGGCGGGCGGGGAGGTGCCGGCCGGCACGCAGCCCCCGCAGCAGCAGTACTATCTCAAGGTGCACCTGGCCGACAACAAGGTGCACACCGCCAGGTTTCACAGCCTGGAAGACCTCATCCGCGAGAAGCGCCGCATAGACGCCAGCGGCCGCCTGCGGGTGCTCCAGGAGCTCGCGGACCTCGTGGATGACAAGGAGTAG